A genomic region of Catalinimonas niigatensis contains the following coding sequences:
- a CDS encoding site-specific integrase: MKLLYVVRKAKAKRTGLAPLYARLQMKGQKTVEFSTGIFILPKQWDPHGNGHIKGNDRLTDVYNHKLTEIRAEVISIHSDLERRGKRCTPSIVKSLYTGELKERATLIQAMTGYIQHRAREPELSRSTISNFGRQMKNVQRFLANRKDMKILCSEVNVRTLAKLDEYLRTEMKFKQVYCNRIIGFVKTVMDYAVLQEWIEFNSLNSYKYRRAERKKKVYLTQDELQRLIDHKFASWRLGQVAELFIFQCFTGLSYAELMHFDRSWIGVGVDTQEWIFADRQKVHGAQCEIPLFATAKNLLIKWNYKVPELDNQQYNRYLKEVAFLVGIDKHLTTHVGRKTFGNILQENGVSIESISGMYGHADTRMTRSYYVDVSAVKVAKETEAIRNL, translated from the coding sequence ATGAAACTTCTCTATGTCGTTCGCAAGGCGAAGGCTAAGAGAACGGGATTGGCGCCGTTATATGCCAGGCTTCAAATGAAAGGCCAAAAAACTGTAGAATTTTCTACCGGTATTTTCATCTTACCAAAACAATGGGACCCGCATGGGAATGGCCATATCAAGGGTAACGATCGCTTAACGGATGTTTATAATCATAAGCTCACTGAGATAAGAGCTGAGGTAATAAGCATACATAGTGATTTGGAACGTCGTGGAAAACGATGCACTCCCAGTATTGTAAAAAGCCTATACACTGGTGAGTTAAAAGAACGTGCTACTCTTATTCAAGCCATGACAGGGTACATCCAGCACCGAGCCCGTGAGCCTGAACTCTCTCGCAGCACAATCAGCAACTTTGGTAGGCAGATGAAAAATGTACAGCGTTTTCTTGCTAACCGTAAGGACATGAAAATTCTCTGTTCAGAAGTAAATGTACGGACACTTGCAAAACTTGATGAATATTTGAGGACGGAGATGAAATTCAAGCAGGTCTACTGCAACCGAATTATAGGCTTTGTAAAAACAGTGATGGACTATGCTGTACTTCAGGAGTGGATTGAATTCAACTCTTTAAATAGCTATAAGTACCGAAGAGCAGAACGCAAAAAGAAAGTCTATCTTACCCAAGATGAGCTTCAAAGACTCATAGATCATAAATTTGCAAGTTGGAGGCTTGGCCAGGTAGCAGAGCTTTTTATTTTTCAATGTTTCACTGGCTTAAGTTATGCTGAACTCATGCATTTTGATAGATCCTGGATTGGAGTCGGTGTTGATACTCAAGAATGGATATTTGCTGACCGACAAAAGGTGCATGGCGCTCAATGTGAGATACCATTGTTTGCTACCGCCAAAAACTTACTTATCAAGTGGAATTACAAAGTACCAGAACTGGATAATCAACAATACAACCGTTATCTGAAAGAGGTAGCTTTTCTGGTAGGAATAGATAAGCATTTGACTACGCATGTGGGTAGAAAAACCTTTGGAAATATACTTCAGGAGAATGGTGTAAGTATAGAAAGTATCTCCGGTATGTATGGTCATGCTGATACTCGTATGACGAGAAGTTATTATGTTGATGTATCAGCTGTAAAAGTAGCTAAGGAAACAGAAGCTATTAGAAATTTGTAA
- a CDS encoding 16S rRNA (uracil(1498)-N(3))-methyltransferase, translated as MFIFYQPGIDQEEHYLDKEESRHCIKVLRKQEGDSIQIADGKGHFYQAVISQANDKKCTFSITKTSIIPKDNFSIHIALSPTKNIDRTEWFVEKAVEIGVHHISFILCENSERKVLKLDRLERKAISAMKQSQHAYLPEIHPLISLQSFLKQQATEAEKYIAYLGDEPSPQLINATQARQNYVVLIGPEGDFSSKEVKMAVENGFKAVSLGNSRLRTETAGIVACHSLQLLQQLAASPFAESRNT; from the coding sequence ATGTTTATTTTTTACCAGCCTGGTATTGATCAGGAAGAACATTATTTAGACAAAGAAGAGTCACGCCACTGTATCAAAGTACTGCGCAAACAGGAAGGTGACTCTATTCAGATTGCCGATGGTAAAGGGCATTTTTATCAAGCTGTAATTAGCCAGGCCAATGATAAAAAATGTACGTTCAGCATCACCAAGACCTCAATAATTCCCAAAGATAACTTCAGCATTCATATTGCCCTATCGCCTACCAAAAACATAGACCGCACAGAGTGGTTTGTGGAAAAAGCAGTAGAAATTGGTGTGCATCACATCAGTTTTATCCTCTGCGAAAATTCTGAAAGAAAAGTACTGAAGCTGGATCGGCTGGAGCGCAAAGCCATCAGTGCGATGAAGCAGTCTCAACATGCTTACTTACCGGAAATTCATCCCCTGATTAGCCTTCAAAGTTTTCTGAAGCAGCAAGCTACTGAAGCTGAAAAATATATTGCTTACCTGGGCGATGAGCCAAGCCCTCAACTGATCAACGCCACTCAGGCAAGGCAAAATTATGTGGTACTTATTGGTCCTGAGGGAGACTTCAGCTCCAAAGAAGTAAAGATGGCAGTGGAAAATGGTTTCAAAGCTGTAAGTTTGGGCAATAGCCGACTAAGAACAGAAACTGCCGGGATTGTCGCCTGTCACAGTTTACAGTTACTACAGCAATTAGCCGCTAGTCCTTTTGCTGAATCTCGTAATACATGA
- a CDS encoding enoyl-CoA hydratase/isomerase family protein, which produces MYQYIQYETQDGLATITLNRPEVYNALNQGIKEELLQAFKEAEHNPEIRVVVLAGAGKAFCSGQDLKSAQQEMQGKSYATAIRAYYNPLILQMRQMPKPIIARIHGIAAGAGCSLALACDVLVASEEAILSELFVGIGLVMDSGSTYFLPRMIGSLKAFELATLGTQVQAAVALELGLVNKVVPEDSLDQAVHTYAEGYLNAPSATVGLIKKMLYQSANMNLEEVLELEAEYQDKAAVTQDHQEGIRAFMEKRDPVFKGK; this is translated from the coding sequence ATGTATCAATACATCCAATATGAAACTCAAGATGGGCTGGCCACCATCACTTTGAACCGTCCGGAAGTATACAATGCCCTGAATCAAGGTATTAAAGAAGAGCTTTTACAGGCTTTCAAAGAAGCTGAGCATAATCCTGAAATTAGGGTAGTGGTGCTGGCCGGTGCAGGCAAGGCATTCTGTTCGGGGCAGGATCTGAAATCCGCGCAGCAGGAGATGCAGGGAAAATCCTATGCAACTGCTATACGCGCCTACTATAACCCCCTGATCCTTCAGATGAGGCAGATGCCTAAGCCTATCATTGCCCGGATTCATGGCATTGCTGCGGGAGCAGGCTGTTCTCTGGCTTTAGCCTGTGATGTGCTGGTCGCCTCCGAAGAAGCTATTCTTAGTGAACTTTTTGTAGGCATAGGCCTGGTGATGGATTCCGGTTCAACTTATTTTTTGCCCCGCATGATCGGTAGCCTTAAGGCGTTTGAACTGGCAACGCTAGGCACACAAGTACAGGCTGCAGTAGCGCTTGAGTTGGGTTTAGTCAATAAAGTGGTACCCGAAGACTCACTGGATCAGGCAGTTCACACGTATGCCGAAGGCTATCTGAATGCCCCTTCAGCCACTGTAGGCCTGATCAAAAAGATGCTGTATCAGTCTGCCAATATGAACCTGGAAGAAGTGCTGGAACTGGAAGCTGAATATCAGGATAAAGCAGCAGTTACCCAGGATCACCAGGAAGGAATTCGGGCATTCATGGAAAAAAGAGACCCGGTCTTTAAAGGAAAATAA
- a CDS encoding P-loop NTPase family protein, with translation MPDQSLVVAKTVTPATQSNPTVLPGFQSVDQLKKSENTFKLKGDIGKLLGDLEKYMLALTIEGDQGAGKTRFTYQLANAFAGSGFNVGVFSLEMGDKSDVVRKMINSYITKHNRSRVQLTGEASEGIDTIRKHAKDFDVVIIDSWNKLDADSSEFDKLRKDFPDTIWIVIFQRTVKGTIRGGTAPLYDAGINLEAVKSDQGFEYNFVQATKNRYGETFVPYSMASKKIIRTIKLENNDTAVPA, from the coding sequence ATGCCAGATCAGTCGCTAGTGGTTGCCAAGACGGTTACTCCAGCCACCCAAAGCAACCCTACTGTTTTACCCGGCTTTCAAAGTGTGGACCAGCTCAAGAAATCTGAGAATACCTTCAAGCTAAAAGGAGATATAGGCAAACTCCTGGGAGATCTTGAAAAGTATATGCTGGCCCTTACGATAGAAGGGGATCAGGGAGCAGGTAAAACCAGGTTCACTTACCAGTTGGCCAATGCCTTTGCTGGCTCAGGTTTTAACGTGGGGGTGTTTTCCCTGGAAATGGGTGATAAATCCGACGTAGTGCGCAAGATGATCAATAGCTACATTACTAAACACAACAGATCAAGAGTACAGCTGACCGGAGAAGCCAGTGAGGGTATAGATACCATCCGTAAGCATGCCAAAGACTTTGATGTGGTCATTATTGACTCCTGGAATAAACTGGATGCTGATTCTTCTGAATTTGATAAGCTCAGAAAAGACTTTCCTGATACGATTTGGATTGTCATTTTCCAGCGTACTGTAAAGGGCACCATCCGGGGAGGCACTGCACCACTCTATGATGCAGGCATTAACCTTGAAGCTGTCAAATCAGATCAGGGATTTGAATACAACTTTGTGCAGGCAACCAAGAACCGCTACGGAGAAACCTTTGTCCCTTACTCAATGGCAAGTAAAAAGATCATCCGCACGATAAAATTAGAAAATAACGATACCGCAGTACCCGCATGA
- a CDS encoding LamG domain-containing protein, translating to MRIVKSTPHKLEDRTAGSQIGFNGLNQYASAGVNPNIIHAVDYFKDFTICFFLRVIEPHSEKTGNPENAWPWTMYQRFDAGSVFRYNGFGIVTSKSGAPSGKYRMRFIMGRDRPYEGYVAGEANASYHKGALYHIAVTYNSTSLFQFFVNGVKMPMHPTTKLGSGVIQGSIWDYGHPPFLLGTGLDLHNIHEYYSESNTSHFMVFNKILSHDEIKPMAKKGKIPSSARGTCVAHYPCTQPNGLQIFDTVGQYNHKKPVLLFGQETNFYIPHPDRITRLGKRYTITNNAGTATAINLDVNGALTDYENDDGVVVHVRYRTNDIWFMYARNESATTALHTQNLGNTAGEWQEAYFYWKHDYTIDVATRANVYLNFTNGGGLGSAYAVGSYIEFDFIRISKQLKPFHADLVNFTDLETGTSLSSSNQAWKDFYQNGKNYLAHHFQISNYYGTSSGHDIVFSASNHANWAIGSDDFEYYATFSASSYANMSMRPFYKPDTNWITFTVHTTAGLILEVNVGNGMYLGKIVAVQPISELFVPGNIHTVAFKKITNDAANWKLILDGRELDFIVESNTLGATVLNSVGTIRFFSNAAASFTLRAYETKFIVGNITRGHWQWNNRAGSTVTDLTGHSDITIKVPDSLELYAGGKYWRENKSDKPALINALKFTAATRTVAQISTEGNTFSNQENVSYLLSFYYPYTTFGQGTGATEFLLFHGNLASEATEPNNYVLIALRAGTTELLVQTMSTTSGGLNFVTDVKHGKGFHSIVLNLPKLSDISTQKAVLFYNGSKAGEAWYNNTDGNARIAPVDLSRFKYFAVGKNIRTTNPLDSDAYVIQTALTLDYHFSAREASQMHNNTFFSGPKLNESRFQVLLDYNRAINTNSLKNHGIIGGDAALSGFADLAGALTSINTLR from the coding sequence ATGAGAATAGTCAAATCTACACCCCATAAGCTTGAAGACAGAACGGCTGGCAGTCAGATCGGCTTCAACGGACTCAATCAGTATGCTAGTGCCGGTGTGAATCCAAACATCATCCATGCTGTGGATTACTTTAAGGACTTCACCATCTGCTTTTTCTTAAGGGTAATAGAACCTCATAGTGAAAAGACAGGTAATCCCGAAAATGCCTGGCCGTGGACGATGTACCAGCGTTTTGATGCTGGATCGGTTTTCAGATACAATGGCTTTGGTATCGTCACCTCTAAATCAGGAGCACCATCGGGCAAATACAGGATGCGCTTTATCATGGGAAGGGATAGACCGTATGAGGGGTATGTGGCAGGTGAGGCGAATGCCTCTTACCATAAAGGTGCGCTCTATCATATTGCTGTTACTTACAACAGCACCAGCCTTTTCCAATTCTTTGTGAACGGTGTGAAAATGCCCATGCACCCTACCACCAAATTAGGTTCTGGAGTGATTCAAGGCAGCATTTGGGACTATGGCCATCCTCCGTTTCTACTGGGTACTGGCCTGGACCTGCATAACATTCATGAGTACTACAGTGAAAGCAATACCTCTCATTTCATGGTCTTTAACAAGATTTTATCTCATGATGAAATTAAACCTATGGCCAAAAAAGGAAAAATACCTTCAAGTGCTAGAGGCACCTGTGTAGCGCATTATCCTTGTACCCAGCCCAATGGTCTACAAATATTTGATACTGTAGGGCAGTACAATCATAAAAAGCCTGTGTTGCTCTTTGGACAAGAGACCAATTTTTATATCCCTCATCCTGATAGAATCACAAGATTAGGGAAGAGGTACACCATTACGAATAATGCAGGTACAGCTACGGCGATTAACCTCGATGTCAATGGCGCACTGACAGACTATGAAAATGATGATGGTGTAGTTGTGCATGTCAGATACCGCACGAATGATATCTGGTTTATGTATGCCCGTAATGAGTCTGCCACTACTGCTTTACATACGCAAAACCTGGGCAATACTGCTGGTGAGTGGCAGGAAGCTTATTTTTACTGGAAGCATGATTATACTATTGATGTTGCCACCAGGGCCAATGTATACCTGAATTTTACCAATGGGGGAGGCTTGGGCAGTGCCTATGCTGTAGGCAGCTATATAGAGTTTGACTTTATTCGTATCTCAAAGCAACTCAAGCCTTTTCATGCTGATTTGGTAAACTTCACAGACCTTGAAACAGGTACATCGCTGAGTTCCTCTAATCAGGCATGGAAGGATTTCTATCAGAATGGTAAAAATTACCTGGCTCATCATTTTCAAATCTCAAACTATTACGGCACATCTTCCGGCCATGACATTGTGTTTTCTGCTTCCAATCATGCGAATTGGGCGATAGGATCAGATGACTTTGAATACTATGCCACTTTCTCAGCCAGCAGCTATGCAAATATGTCCATGAGGCCATTCTATAAGCCTGACACAAACTGGATAACCTTCACAGTGCACACAACGGCAGGACTAATCTTAGAAGTAAATGTGGGGAATGGGATGTATTTAGGCAAAATAGTAGCTGTTCAGCCTATTTCTGAGTTGTTTGTTCCTGGAAACATTCACACAGTCGCTTTCAAGAAAATTACCAATGATGCTGCCAACTGGAAGCTCATTCTGGATGGAAGGGAGCTAGATTTCATAGTTGAATCCAACACATTAGGAGCTACCGTTTTAAATAGTGTTGGCACTATCAGGTTTTTCAGCAATGCCGCTGCAAGCTTTACACTCAGAGCCTATGAGACTAAGTTCATCGTTGGAAACATCACAAGAGGGCATTGGCAGTGGAATAATAGAGCCGGGAGTACTGTCACTGACTTAACAGGTCATTCGGATATTACTATCAAGGTCCCAGATTCCCTAGAGTTGTATGCCGGAGGGAAATACTGGAGAGAGAATAAAAGCGATAAACCTGCATTAATCAATGCCCTGAAATTTACAGCTGCTACTAGAACCGTAGCCCAGATCAGCACTGAGGGCAATACATTTTCCAACCAAGAGAATGTGTCTTACCTGCTCTCTTTTTATTATCCTTATACGACTTTTGGACAGGGGACAGGCGCAACAGAGTTTTTGCTTTTTCATGGCAATCTAGCCTCAGAGGCAACAGAACCCAACAATTATGTGCTGATTGCCCTTCGGGCAGGAACCACAGAACTGCTTGTTCAAACGATGTCTACCACTTCGGGAGGGCTAAATTTTGTGACCGACGTAAAGCATGGAAAAGGCTTTCATTCCATCGTGCTCAATCTTCCCAAACTTTCCGACATATCCACTCAAAAAGCAGTCTTGTTCTATAATGGATCAAAGGCAGGTGAAGCCTGGTACAACAATACGGATGGAAACGCCAGAATAGCTCCCGTAGACCTTTCCAGGTTCAAATACTTTGCTGTAGGCAAAAACATCAGAACAACCAATCCCCTGGATTCAGATGCTTATGTGATTCAGACAGCTTTGACGCTGGACTATCACTTCTCAGCAAGGGAAGCTTCTCAAATGCACAACAATACCTTTTTTTCTGGGCCAAAGCTAAATGAATCACGCTTTCAGGTGCTACTTGATTATAACCGAGCGATCAACACCAATTCCCTGAAAAATCATGGTATCATCGGTGGTGATGCTGCCTTGTCCGGATTTGCTGACCTAGCTGGTGCTTTAACTTCTATCAACACTTTAAGATAA
- a CDS encoding quinone-dependent dihydroorotate dehydrogenase translates to MYKQFIRPLLFQMAPESAHHFTTSLLRTVYQSPGGASFLRMMYEWEDQKLERELFGLKFRNPVGLAAGFDKNAEMVDEMATLGFGFVEIGTLTPRPQDGNPKPRLFRLSQDESLVNRMGFNNEGVEAAVQRLRQRQSDIIVGGNIGKNKVTPNANAKDDYELCFEALYEVVDYFTVNVSSPNTPDLRELQEKEPLKALLQHLITLNQQKPFPKPILLKIAPDLSTHQLDDIVEICLELKMDGIIANNTTISREGLRTPIAKVKAIGAGGLSGQAIRKRSTEVIRHLHQQLGGQIPIVGVGGIASAKDALEKLEAGASLIQLYTGFVYEGPSVLKEIKQAVARNIQLESVDHH, encoded by the coding sequence CAATTCATAAGACCTTTGCTTTTTCAGATGGCACCGGAAAGTGCACATCATTTTACTACCTCATTACTGCGTACTGTGTATCAAAGTCCGGGAGGAGCATCCTTCCTGCGTATGATGTACGAATGGGAAGATCAGAAGCTGGAACGTGAATTATTTGGTTTAAAATTCAGAAATCCCGTGGGCCTGGCAGCCGGTTTTGATAAGAATGCCGAAATGGTAGATGAAATGGCGACTTTGGGTTTTGGCTTTGTAGAGATAGGTACGCTTACCCCTCGCCCACAGGATGGTAATCCCAAACCCAGGCTTTTTCGCTTATCACAGGATGAAAGCCTGGTGAATCGCATGGGTTTTAACAATGAAGGTGTGGAGGCAGCGGTACAACGGCTAAGGCAAAGACAATCCGATATCATCGTAGGCGGAAATATTGGAAAGAACAAAGTGACGCCCAATGCCAATGCAAAAGATGATTATGAACTCTGCTTTGAGGCACTTTATGAAGTGGTGGATTATTTTACAGTAAATGTAAGTTCACCCAATACCCCCGATCTGAGAGAATTGCAGGAAAAAGAACCCCTTAAAGCGCTGCTACAACATTTAATTACTTTGAATCAGCAAAAGCCTTTTCCTAAGCCTATTTTACTTAAGATCGCACCGGACCTGAGTACGCATCAGTTGGATGACATTGTGGAGATCTGTTTGGAACTGAAAATGGATGGCATCATCGCCAATAATACGACCATTTCCAGAGAAGGCCTGAGAACACCCATTGCAAAAGTCAAAGCCATAGGTGCCGGTGGACTTAGTGGTCAGGCCATTCGTAAGAGATCCACCGAAGTAATTCGCCATCTCCACCAGCAATTGGGAGGACAAATTCCTATTGTGGGGGTGGGAGGAATTGCTTCTGCGAAAGATGCCCTGGAAAAACTGGAAGCCGGAGCCAGTCTGATCCAGTTATATACTGGCTTTGTATACGAAGGCCCCTCTGTGCTCAAAGAAATCAAGCAGGCAGTTGCCAGGAATATTCAGTTGGAATCAGTCGATCACCATTAA
- a CDS encoding helix-turn-helix domain-containing protein: protein MKKLRKKIPVTVEKTNTGYSAYANNYPIYTTGKTVADLLNNTVEAVNLYFEEEGMFADASNIQFDIDWQHFFQDYKIINAKLLAERIGLNASLLSQYAQGKKKPSPKQQQKILEGIHQIGQELAEMNLILR from the coding sequence ATGAAGAAACTAAGAAAAAAAATACCGGTAACTGTTGAGAAAACCAATACCGGCTATTCAGCTTACGCCAATAATTACCCCATTTATACTACTGGAAAAACAGTAGCTGATCTGCTTAACAATACTGTAGAAGCTGTTAACTTGTATTTTGAAGAAGAAGGAATGTTTGCTGATGCTTCAAACATACAGTTTGACATAGATTGGCAGCACTTTTTTCAGGACTACAAAATCATCAATGCCAAATTACTTGCCGAACGGATTGGTTTAAATGCTTCTCTCCTTTCCCAGTATGCCCAGGGAAAGAAAAAGCCCTCTCCTAAGCAGCAACAAAAGATTCTGGAAGGTATCCATCAAATCGGGCAGGAACTGGCTGAAATGAACCTAATACTAAGATGA
- a CDS encoding type II toxin-antitoxin system HicA family toxin, whose protein sequence is MKCSELFRILKKDGWYPISQKGSHVKMQHPTKKGIIIFPNHGSQEVGKGLEKKILKDAGLK, encoded by the coding sequence ATGAAGTGTTCAGAGTTGTTTAGAATTCTAAAAAAAGATGGCTGGTATCCCATATCTCAAAAGGGTTCTCATGTGAAGATGCAGCATCCAACTAAAAAAGGGATTATTATTTTTCCTAATCATGGTAGCCAGGAAGTGGGTAAGGGACTGGAAAAGAAAATACTTAAAGACGCAGGTTTAAAATGA